In Priestia megaterium NBRC 15308 = ATCC 14581, the following proteins share a genomic window:
- a CDS encoding aminotransferase class III-fold pyridoxal phosphate-dependent enzyme: MKVQNKTEELQIKGKKHLSPVMTRVTELVIEKAHGAKFWTADGKEYIDFVSGVAVNAVGHTHEKMVEAIKKQADQLLHLGLNYGYYETAVNLAEKLAQITPGNLDTVFFSNSGAEAIDGALKLAKAATGRPAIIAFEGSFHGRTLGATAITASSSKYRSYYEPILGEVYHAPYPYPSQLPNVDEEEAEAYCLNQLQKLFELRVDPSRVAAIVIEPVMGEGGYYPAPSSFLRALRDIANDYGILLIFDEVQTGFGRTGKMFAAEHAGVTPDILVLAKALSGGMPLGAIVASRELHEKWPIAGHGSTFGGNPVSCAAALANISIIEEEKLVERSEKVGADIVKRLQHSIGHLPAIKEVRGMGMMIGIEFHVETAAAYVPVIKSKALERRLLIMNCGVKGQTIRLMLPLNIDKDVLNQGLSLLEEVITEAVSIN, encoded by the coding sequence ATGAAAGTGCAAAATAAAACGGAAGAGCTTCAAATCAAAGGAAAAAAACATTTATCACCGGTGATGACAAGAGTAACAGAGCTTGTTATTGAAAAAGCGCACGGTGCAAAATTTTGGACAGCTGATGGCAAGGAATATATTGATTTTGTATCAGGAGTAGCTGTCAATGCAGTGGGTCATACGCATGAAAAGATGGTAGAAGCGATAAAAAAACAAGCAGATCAGCTGCTTCACCTAGGCTTAAACTACGGCTATTACGAAACAGCAGTGAATTTGGCAGAAAAACTTGCGCAAATTACGCCTGGAAACTTAGATACGGTTTTCTTTTCAAACTCAGGCGCAGAAGCCATTGATGGAGCACTTAAGTTAGCAAAAGCGGCCACTGGCAGACCAGCGATTATTGCTTTCGAAGGTTCTTTTCATGGCCGTACATTAGGAGCTACAGCTATTACAGCTTCAAGCTCTAAGTACCGAAGCTACTACGAGCCGATTTTAGGAGAAGTGTATCACGCGCCTTATCCGTATCCAAGTCAGCTTCCTAATGTTGACGAGGAAGAAGCAGAAGCATATTGCTTAAATCAACTGCAAAAGCTGTTTGAACTGCGAGTCGATCCTTCACGCGTAGCGGCGATTGTAATTGAGCCAGTCATGGGCGAAGGAGGCTATTACCCTGCTCCTTCTAGCTTTTTACGCGCACTGAGAGACATAGCGAATGATTATGGCATTCTGCTTATCTTTGATGAAGTGCAAACGGGATTTGGACGCACTGGAAAAATGTTTGCCGCAGAACATGCTGGAGTCACACCAGATATTTTAGTTTTAGCAAAAGCTCTTTCCGGTGGTATGCCACTAGGAGCGATTGTAGCAAGCCGAGAACTGCATGAGAAATGGCCAATAGCTGGACATGGTTCTACTTTTGGCGGAAATCCAGTATCGTGCGCAGCTGCTTTAGCTAATATTTCAATCATTGAAGAAGAAAAGCTTGTAGAGCGCAGTGAAAAAGTAGGTGCCGATATTGTGAAACGTCTTCAGCATTCTATCGGACATTTACCGGCTATTAAAGAGGTTAGAGGAATGGGTATGATGATCGGCATTGAATTTCATGTTGAAACAGCAGCTGCTTATGTCCCTGTTATTAAATCAAAAGCGCTGGAAAGAAGACTGCTTATCATGAACTGTGGAGTCAAAGGGCAAACTATTCGCTTAATGCTGCCCCTAAATATTGATAAAGACGTGCTGAATCAAGGGCTGTCTTTATTAGAAGAAGTCATCACAGAAGCAGTTTCAATTAACTAG